A portion of the Synechococcales cyanobacterium T60_A2020_003 genome contains these proteins:
- a CDS encoding helix-turn-helix transcriptional regulator, producing MVSAVPTPDPNACADVRCPIQFVVDLLGNKWSILVLRELFGGDRRTHELLDALPGISTKTLTQRLRELESYGLVERRVYAEIPPRVEYSLTAKGREIKPILGALHEVGSRWLEQEPCICPLQEEFPS from the coding sequence GTTTCAGCCGTACCCACGCCAGACCCCAACGCTTGTGCAGACGTCCGATGTCCCATTCAATTTGTCGTGGATTTGCTGGGCAATAAATGGTCCATTCTAGTGCTACGTGAGCTATTTGGGGGCGATCGCCGCACCCATGAACTGTTAGACGCCCTACCCGGCATTAGCACCAAGACGCTCACCCAACGCCTGCGCGAACTGGAATCCTACGGCTTAGTCGAACGCCGCGTGTATGCAGAAATTCCGCCTCGCGTGGAATATTCCCTAACGGCCAAGGGACGCGAGATTAAACCCATCCTGGGGGCACTCCACGAAGTCGGTTCTCGTTGGTTGGAGCAGGAACCATGTATTTGTCCCCTTCA